In Hermetia illucens chromosome 1, iHerIll2.2.curated.20191125, whole genome shotgun sequence, one genomic interval encodes:
- the LOC119660393 gene encoding RNA-binding motif protein, X-linked 2, with translation MNPMTNIKNVTKLSEQELKRDSKTSWHDMYRDSAWIFVGGLPYDLTEGDIICVFSQYGEIVNINLIRDKLSGKSKGFCFICYEDQRSTILAVDNLNGIKILSRTIRVDHVSDYKPPKDNEKADEITRRLQMEGCAPKAQIPVENIKQERDKTSERNEFGLPQRLPIDRTIKTEPGLKKVKVKKEKKKKSKKEKKSKKAKKEKKSKKRKKSSSSDESSTEESTDSDEDERKRRKK, from the exons ATGAATCCTATGAC GAATATAAAAAACGTCACGAAGCTAAGTGAACAAGAGTTGAAAAGAGATAGTAAGACATCATGGCATGATATGTACCGGGACAGCGCCTGGATATTTGTGGGCGGCTTACCATACGATCTAACAGAAGGCGACATAATTTGCGTCTTTTCACAATACGGGGAGATTGTAAATATCAATCTCATTCGGGATAAACTTTCGGGAAAATCGAAAGGATTCTGCTTCATATGCTATGAGGATCAACGATCTACAATTCTAGCTGTTGATAATTTAAATGGAATTAAG ATTTTGAGTCGTACGATTCGCGTTGATCATGTTTCTGATTACAAGCCGCCAAAGGATAATGAAAAAGCCGATGAGATAACAAGACGTTTACAGATGGAAGGTTGTGCACCGAAAGCTCAAATTCCTGTGGAAAATATCAAACAAGAACGCGATAAAACCTCTGAACGAAATGAATTTGGCTTACCGCAGCGACTGCCTATTGATCGAACAATCAAAACAGAACCGGGTTTGAAAAAGGTTAAagtgaaaaaggagaaaaagaaaaaatcaaagaaagaaaagaagagtaaaaaggccaagaaggaaaagaaatcaaagaaacgTAAGAAATCATCAAGTTCCGATGAATCTTCAACTGAGGAGAGTACAGATAGTGATGAAgatgaaaggaagagaaggaaaaaataa